One stretch of Shewanella sp. Arc9-LZ DNA includes these proteins:
- a CDS encoding site-specific integrase, producing MPGVSSCAIFGLCALLKVGWIRASLGLLTMRASFSNVDIFMVKKRAVMSLNRARKVTLPVFTLTETCDKEVSEATVKDNERYFYKPMLSDDGEVLNFNQVDMVISRDGSPWHDGCLFIWDRIIDKSDDLHVIQKSNAAGDIAYFREFIEDYSINYLVFPKNKMHRPTYRYRAYLKSKVRSAEIAKSTAQRFMQTTIAFYRWMEKVRGFKPEHPPWSESERFISFTDNIGFNRFKSVTTTDISIKGRSVLKETYKIIDGGRLRPLDMNEQKVLISSLIRLGNESITLIMLMSLFSGARIQTVLTLKVKHFNALLSDDVDLIKLLCGSGTSVDTKSEKNISIEYPRWLHDFIIDYIFSDKITKRRKKWLDKTLRDNVSHDDAYVFLTNRGSPYYEDSVERNIFNPNQKTRSRPDGSTVRTFIAETLLPMMRIELGLTFSFKFHDLRATFGMNLTDSLLLKVELGEMTLTQVRNLVRDRMGHDSYTVTDGYLDYRQDIGIVNLAQSEYEKHLKELIQCIKEGVHG from the coding sequence ATGCCTGGCGTCAGCTCGTGCGCTATTTTTGGCTTGTGTGCCCTGCTCAAAGTAGGGTGGATACGCGCTAGTTTAGGCTTATTGACAATGCGCGCTAGTTTTTCTAATGTGGACATATTCATGGTGAAAAAAAGAGCGGTTATGAGTTTAAATAGAGCTAGAAAAGTCACTCTTCCTGTTTTTACATTGACAGAAACTTGCGACAAAGAAGTTTCAGAAGCTACTGTTAAGGATAATGAGAGGTACTTCTATAAGCCAATGTTGAGTGATGATGGTGAGGTTCTTAACTTTAACCAAGTAGATATGGTGATTTCTAGAGATGGCTCCCCTTGGCATGATGGTTGTCTATTTATTTGGGATAGGATTATAGATAAATCAGATGACCTCCATGTCATACAGAAGTCCAATGCTGCAGGTGATATAGCCTATTTTCGTGAGTTCATTGAGGACTACTCGATTAACTATTTAGTTTTCCCTAAAAATAAAATGCATCGCCCTACTTATAGGTATAGGGCGTATTTAAAATCTAAAGTTCGCTCTGCGGAGATTGCAAAATCCACTGCCCAGAGGTTTATGCAAACAACAATTGCATTTTACAGATGGATGGAAAAAGTAAGAGGTTTTAAACCTGAGCATCCACCCTGGAGTGAAAGCGAAAGATTTATATCCTTCACTGATAACATCGGATTCAATAGGTTTAAATCAGTAACAACAACTGATATTTCCATTAAAGGCAGATCAGTACTTAAAGAAACGTATAAGATTATTGATGGTGGTCGATTACGCCCACTAGATATGAATGAGCAAAAAGTCCTTATAAGTAGTCTGATAAGGTTAGGCAATGAGTCCATTACTCTAATAATGTTGATGTCGCTTTTCAGTGGAGCAAGAATTCAAACGGTTTTAACCCTTAAAGTAAAGCATTTTAATGCTTTACTTTCTGATGACGTGGACTTAATCAAGCTTTTATGTGGTTCTGGTACGTCTGTTGATACAAAGTCTGAGAAAAATATATCCATTGAATATCCACGCTGGCTACATGATTTTATTATCGATTATATCTTTAGTGATAAAATTACAAAGCGTAGAAAAAAATGGTTAGACAAGACGCTAAGAGACAATGTAAGTCATGATGATGCATATGTTTTCTTAACTAACAGAGGGTCTCCTTATTATGAGGATTCTGTTGAAAGGAACATATTTAATCCAAATCAGAAAACAAGATCCAGACCTGATGGCTCGACCGTTAGAACATTCATAGCAGAAACACTCCTACCGATGATGAGGATAGAACTTGGCCTGACATTTAGTTTTAAGTTTCACGATCTTAGAGCTACATTTGGTATGAACCTCACAGATAGTCTTTTGTTAAAAGTTGAGCTTGGTGAAATGACTTTAACTCAGGTTAGGAACCTTGTACGAGACCGTATGGGACATGATAGTTATACAGTAACTGATGGTTACTTAGATTACAGACAGGACATTGGAATAGTAAACCTAGCTCAATCTGAGTATGAAAAGCATTTAAAAGAGCTTATACAATGCATAAAGGAAGGGGTTCATGGTTAA
- the srmB gene encoding ATP-dependent RNA helicase SrmB codes for MQFEDFQLDPSLLESLKAMGHNTPTTIQQQTIPLAMDQRDILARAPTGTGKTASFLLPALQHLIDFPRRFEGQARILVLTPTRELASQIHRYASHLATGLELNIVIITGGVPYGPQEEALADNVDLLIATPGRLMEYLDKDKFDATEVEILIIDEADRMLDMGFSSVVQSIAIEAQGRKQNMLFSATLEGNGVNRFARDLLTDPVMVDVEAPRSEKAKVHQWVHLADDQAHKFALLCHILQQENVTRTIVFVKTREMVASLEGLLLKANIPCAFMRGDMEQKKRFQALGRFSKGEVNVLLATDVAARGIDVDDITHVINFDMPRSADAYVHRIGRTARAGAKGTAISLVEAHDMRIVSKIERYIEIPLKRRVIEELRPKHKEAKVPGKKKANAKDARVKSKKYKKK; via the coding sequence ATGCAATTTGAAGATTTCCAGCTCGACCCTAGCTTATTAGAGTCACTCAAGGCCATGGGACACAACACCCCTACCACCATTCAGCAGCAAACTATTCCATTGGCCATGGATCAGCGGGATATTTTAGCGCGTGCGCCAACTGGCACCGGTAAGACGGCCAGTTTTTTACTGCCTGCTTTACAGCACCTTATTGACTTCCCTCGTCGTTTTGAAGGCCAAGCACGTATTTTGGTGCTAACGCCAACGCGTGAATTAGCCAGTCAAATTCATCGTTATGCAAGTCATTTAGCCACTGGGCTTGAGCTTAATATCGTCATTATTACTGGTGGTGTTCCATATGGCCCACAAGAAGAAGCACTTGCAGACAATGTTGATTTATTAATCGCCACCCCAGGTCGATTAATGGAATACCTAGATAAAGATAAATTTGACGCCACTGAAGTTGAAATTTTAATTATTGATGAAGCTGACCGCATGCTTGATATGGGTTTCTCATCAGTAGTGCAATCAATTGCCATTGAAGCTCAAGGCCGCAAACAGAACATGCTGTTTTCTGCCACGCTTGAAGGTAATGGGGTTAACCGTTTCGCTCGCGACTTATTAACCGATCCCGTAATGGTCGATGTTGAAGCGCCACGCAGTGAAAAAGCTAAAGTACACCAATGGGTTCACTTGGCCGACGATCAAGCACATAAATTTGCATTGTTATGCCATATTCTTCAACAAGAAAATGTTACGCGCACCATTGTGTTTGTTAAAACTCGCGAAATGGTCGCCAGCCTTGAAGGCTTATTACTAAAAGCCAATATCCCATGTGCATTTATGCGCGGCGATATGGAACAGAAAAAACGTTTCCAAGCATTGGGTCGTTTTTCTAAAGGCGAAGTTAATGTACTTTTGGCGACAGATGTTGCAGCTCGAGGAATCGATGTTGATGACATTACTCATGTGATTAACTTTGACATGCCACGTTCTGCTGACGCCTATGTTCATCGAATTGGCCGTACCGCTCGCGCTGGCGCAAAAGGAACCGCAATATCACTAGTTGAAGCGCACGATATGCGTATTGTGTCTAAAATTGAACGATACATTGAGATCCCACTGAAACGTCGTGTGATTGAAGAACTTCGTCCTAAACACAAAGAAGCTAAAGTGCCTGGTAAGAAAAAAGCCAATGCAAAAGATGCTCGAGTTAAATCGAAAAAATATAAGAAAAAGTAA
- a CDS encoding efflux RND transporter periplasmic adaptor subunit has translation MIKIILRRLSPLLIIIVFVGLALALISTQETPEQKDEAISVPIIDVQTVTPQTLSLNLPSYGVVNPKYKTQLVTEVQGRMLSISANFVAGGVVKKGEQLAIIEPSDYEADLIQAEATVAQATAALNEEKARGVVAKIEFKDFGKGLPPELGLRIPQLKKEQANVKYAEAALARAQRNLARTVIRAPFDGIIKARNVDLGQYVTLGTNLGELYDTSIAEIRLPLANEDLAYLESVDNPETAVTLTALLAGKQVSWQGNIVRSENVIDEQTRMVYLVAEIHDPYLRNNKTEGQLPLKYGSFVNAVITGRTVNDVVKLPRHVVRNGQVAVVSADNIIEIRPVNIIRSDVDSIYIQGSFKANERVSTTSINSLNSGQAIKVLGEETKTEPVDTDTQAATTAGE, from the coding sequence ATGATAAAAATCATACTAAGAAGATTGTCACCACTCTTGATCATTATTGTATTTGTTGGGCTAGCCCTGGCACTTATTAGCACCCAAGAGACACCCGAGCAAAAAGATGAAGCCATCAGTGTACCGATAATTGATGTGCAAACCGTTACGCCGCAAACCTTATCGCTTAACTTACCCTCCTATGGTGTGGTTAACCCTAAATATAAAACTCAACTTGTCACTGAAGTTCAAGGGCGCATGCTAAGTATTTCAGCCAATTTTGTTGCCGGTGGCGTAGTTAAAAAAGGCGAGCAACTAGCCATTATCGAACCATCTGATTACGAAGCTGACCTTATTCAGGCTGAAGCGACTGTCGCACAGGCCACTGCAGCATTAAATGAAGAGAAAGCCCGCGGTGTTGTGGCTAAAATTGAATTTAAAGATTTTGGTAAAGGCTTACCGCCAGAACTTGGGTTACGTATCCCACAACTGAAAAAAGAACAAGCCAACGTCAAGTATGCAGAAGCGGCATTAGCCCGTGCACAACGTAACTTAGCCCGCACCGTTATTCGCGCACCATTTGACGGCATCATTAAGGCCCGCAATGTCGACTTAGGCCAATATGTCACGTTAGGCACAAATTTAGGTGAACTATACGACACCAGTATCGCCGAAATCAGATTGCCGTTAGCAAATGAAGATCTCGCTTATTTAGAGTCGGTCGATAATCCTGAAACAGCAGTCACACTCACAGCATTGCTGGCGGGTAAACAAGTCTCTTGGCAAGGCAATATAGTGCGCAGCGAAAATGTCATCGACGAACAAACTCGCATGGTCTATTTGGTAGCAGAAATTCATGATCCCTATTTGCGTAACAACAAAACCGAAGGCCAACTACCTCTAAAATATGGCAGTTTTGTTAATGCCGTGATCACAGGTCGAACCGTTAATGATGTGGTAAAACTGCCTCGCCATGTAGTACGAAATGGTCAGGTTGCTGTAGTAAGTGCCGACAATATTATCGAAATACGCCCAGTGAATATTATTCGCTCAGACGTTGACTCCATTTATATTCAAGGCAGTTTCAAAGCGAATGAGCGCGTATCAACCACTAGCATCAACAGCTTAAACTCTGGACAAGCCATTAAAGTACTTGGTGAAGAAACCAAAACTGAACCAGTCGATACTGACACCCAAGCCGCTACGACTGCAGGTGAATAA
- a CDS encoding efflux RND transporter permease subunit codes for MDTNKGIIAWFARNSVAANLLMAALLIGGLFSAVLINKEIFPTFELNLININVAYPGAAPQEIEEGINIKIEEAIQDISGIKKVTSVASDSVGSVTIEVEDGYEVQQVLDEAKLRIDAIATFPDNIEKPNIYQIKPENNVIWVSVYGDMTLHDMKEMAKAIRDDITDLPAVTRAKVTGVRDYEIGIELSEDKLREYGITFTQVALAVQNSSIDLPGGSIRAQDGDILLRTKGQAYTADDFAQIVVETRADGSRIMLPQVATINDDFEERLEYTRFNGKPAAVIEITSIDDQNALDISSQVKAYVAERKKSLPSNIQLDTWGDLTHYLQGRLNMMLSNMFYGALLVFIILALFLDLKLAFWVMMGLPVCFLGTMLLMPIEPFNMSINMLTLFAFILVLGIVVDDAIVIGESAYTELEENGHSLDNVVKGVQKVAMPATFGVLTTIAAFIPMIMVSGPMGIIWKSIGMVVILCLAFSLIESKLILPAHLAHMKIKKRTTPTNIFSRFKFALNEWLQHFIHNTYRHFLERCITRRYSVVAVFIGVLILSLALVQSGKVRWVFFPDIPSDFIQVQLEMEEGSSEQNTLKVLQQVEDALYKMNAKLEEQYGYPMVKHSYIELSSRSSAFVFTELTKGEDREIDGVAIAEEWRNQLPELLSVKKLNINASTNDAGGDLSFRLTATDLDQLSEAAKVLKAKLATYEGVYDITDNFSSGSHEIRLNIRPEAEAQGLTLSDLARQVRYGFYGYEAQRILRNKEEVKVMVRYPLEQRRTVGDLENMLIRTPSGAAVPFSTVANIELGESYASITRVDGRRAITISANVNKNNVEPSKVVAEIQEDFLPELTARFPKVASALDGGSLDEQNAMLGLAQGFFFAMFTIYALMAIPLKSYTQPLIIMSVIPFGMIGALFGHYILGLSMSVLSLCGIVALAGVVVNDSLILVDFVNRAREEGKSIMQSAIDSGCYRFRAIILTSLTTFVGLVPIIMEKSLQAKIVIPMATSLAFGILFSTVVTLILVPILYIILDDIKRLWQRFFIWWWQPKPAESEFRSDEHH; via the coding sequence ATGGATACTAATAAAGGCATTATCGCCTGGTTTGCTCGCAACAGTGTCGCCGCCAACTTACTGATGGCAGCCTTGCTTATTGGCGGTTTGTTTAGTGCTGTGCTTATTAATAAAGAAATTTTTCCAACGTTTGAATTAAATCTCATCAATATCAATGTGGCCTATCCTGGCGCTGCGCCACAAGAAATTGAAGAAGGGATTAATATAAAAATCGAAGAAGCTATTCAAGATATTAGCGGCATTAAAAAAGTGACGTCTGTTGCCAGTGATAGTGTTGGCTCGGTGACAATTGAAGTCGAAGACGGCTACGAAGTGCAGCAAGTACTAGATGAAGCAAAACTGCGTATTGATGCCATTGCGACCTTCCCAGATAACATCGAAAAACCCAACATTTATCAAATAAAGCCAGAAAACAATGTCATTTGGGTGTCTGTCTATGGCGACATGACGCTACATGACATGAAAGAAATGGCTAAAGCGATCAGAGACGACATCACCGATTTACCTGCCGTCACTCGTGCAAAAGTCACTGGTGTTCGAGACTATGAAATTGGCATTGAACTGTCTGAAGACAAGTTACGCGAATATGGCATTACATTTACTCAAGTCGCTTTAGCGGTACAAAACTCATCGATTGATTTACCCGGCGGTTCTATTCGGGCCCAAGACGGTGACATCTTACTGCGTACTAAAGGCCAAGCTTATACTGCTGATGACTTTGCCCAAATTGTGGTAGAGACTCGCGCAGATGGCAGCCGAATTATGTTACCGCAAGTCGCTACCATTAATGATGATTTTGAAGAGCGTTTAGAGTACACCCGCTTTAACGGTAAACCTGCTGCCGTCATTGAAATTACCAGTATTGATGATCAAAATGCGTTAGATATTTCATCTCAAGTTAAAGCCTACGTTGCTGAACGTAAAAAAAGCTTGCCAAGCAATATTCAACTTGATACCTGGGGTGATTTAACTCACTACTTGCAAGGTCGTTTAAACATGATGTTGTCGAACATGTTTTATGGCGCTCTGCTGGTGTTTATTATTCTGGCTTTGTTCTTAGACCTTAAACTCGCTTTTTGGGTAATGATGGGCTTACCGGTGTGCTTTTTGGGCACCATGTTATTAATGCCAATTGAACCGTTTAACATGTCGATTAACATGTTGACCTTATTCGCGTTTATTCTGGTGCTGGGGATAGTCGTCGACGATGCCATTGTCATCGGCGAAAGTGCCTATACCGAATTAGAAGAAAACGGCCACTCGTTGGATAACGTCGTAAAAGGTGTGCAAAAAGTAGCCATGCCCGCCACATTTGGGGTACTCACCACTATTGCGGCCTTTATCCCGATGATTATGGTGTCTGGGCCCATGGGGATTATTTGGAAATCCATCGGTATGGTGGTGATTTTGTGTTTAGCGTTTTCGCTGATCGAATCAAAACTGATTCTACCTGCGCATTTGGCCCACATGAAAATCAAAAAACGCACTACACCGACTAACATTTTCTCGCGCTTTAAATTTGCCCTTAATGAATGGTTACAACACTTTATTCATAATACCTATCGTCACTTTTTAGAACGTTGTATTACGCGACGATATAGCGTGGTGGCGGTGTTTATTGGGGTACTAATTTTGTCGCTTGCATTAGTGCAAAGTGGCAAAGTACGCTGGGTTTTCTTCCCTGATATTCCATCAGATTTTATTCAAGTCCAGCTTGAAATGGAAGAAGGTAGCTCTGAGCAGAACACCCTAAAAGTACTGCAGCAAGTTGAGGATGCGTTATATAAGATGAACGCCAAGCTTGAAGAGCAATACGGTTACCCAATGGTAAAACACAGCTATATCGAACTCAGTTCACGCAGCAGTGCGTTTGTGTTTACTGAACTGACTAAAGGCGAAGACCGTGAAATCGACGGCGTCGCAATTGCGGAAGAGTGGCGTAATCAATTACCTGAGTTATTGTCAGTTAAAAAGCTTAACATCAATGCCAGTACCAACGATGCCGGTGGCGATTTATCGTTTCGCTTAACCGCAACCGACTTAGACCAGCTATCTGAAGCGGCCAAAGTGCTTAAAGCAAAACTAGCCACTTACGAAGGCGTGTATGATATTACCGATAACTTCTCATCAGGTTCACATGAGATCCGCTTAAACATTCGTCCAGAAGCCGAAGCGCAAGGATTAACACTGTCAGATTTAGCTCGCCAAGTCCGTTACGGCTTTTATGGTTATGAAGCCCAACGTATTTTGCGTAATAAAGAAGAAGTGAAAGTCATGGTACGTTACCCACTTGAGCAGCGCCGCACTGTGGGCGATCTTGAAAACATGCTTATCCGCACCCCGTCAGGCGCAGCGGTACCGTTTTCAACGGTAGCCAATATCGAACTGGGTGAGTCATATGCATCGATCACCCGAGTTGATGGTCGCCGAGCAATTACCATTAGTGCCAATGTGAATAAAAACAATGTTGAGCCATCTAAAGTGGTTGCCGAAATTCAGGAAGACTTTTTACCTGAACTCACCGCGCGCTTCCCAAAAGTGGCTTCAGCTTTAGATGGTGGCAGTTTAGATGAGCAAAATGCCATGCTGGGTTTAGCCCAAGGCTTCTTTTTTGCCATGTTCACCATTTATGCTCTAATGGCCATCCCTTTAAAATCGTACACACAACCGTTAATCATTATGTCGGTGATTCCGTTTGGCATGATTGGCGCCTTGTTTGGCCACTATATTCTTGGTTTATCCATGAGCGTGCTAAGTTTGTGCGGAATTGTGGCGTTAGCGGGGGTTGTGGTAAATGACTCGTTGATTTTGGTCGACTTTGTTAACCGCGCTCGCGAAGAGGGCAAATCGATAATGCAATCGGCTATCGATTCTGGTTGTTACCGTTTTAGAGCCATTATATTAACCTCGCTCACCACTTTTGTTGGCTTAGTGCCGATTATTATGGAAAAAAGCTTACAGGCTAAAATTGTTATCCCAATGGCTACATCGCTCGCATTTGGTATTTTATTTTCGACCGTAGTGACGTTAATTTTGGTGCCAATTTTGTACATCATTTTGGATGATATAAAACGCTTGTGGCAACGATTTTTTATTTGGTGGTGGCAACCTAAACCTGCTGAAAGTGAATTCAGATCTGACGAGCACCATTAA
- a CDS encoding TatD family nuclease-associated radical SAM protein, translated as MSDTTLPIPTSPIPTLVYDIGKHRYLNITARCTLRCQFCPKHNGSNQVHDYDLSLTRRITAEDLLPLLGDVHEVEEYVFCGFGEPTLNLDCLLQVAHAIKAQGGKVRLNTDGLGNHFHRRNILPELSQCIDSLSISLNADTPESYQQHCRPKLANSYTALLDFIKLAPHYIPLVQVSAINGLANVNIDRCRDIAQQNGVVFKQRELDNIG; from the coding sequence ATGAGCGACACAACTTTACCGATACCCACCTCACCTATACCAACCTTAGTTTACGATATCGGCAAGCACCGTTATCTCAACATTACCGCCAGGTGCACTTTAAGATGCCAATTTTGCCCCAAACATAATGGCTCAAATCAAGTACACGACTATGACTTATCACTCACCCGACGTATTACTGCTGAGGACCTGTTGCCCTTGTTAGGCGATGTTCATGAGGTTGAAGAATATGTCTTTTGCGGCTTTGGTGAACCAACTCTAAACCTTGACTGCTTACTGCAAGTTGCTCATGCAATAAAAGCACAAGGCGGTAAAGTACGCCTAAACACTGATGGCCTGGGTAATCACTTTCATCGACGCAATATTTTGCCAGAGCTCAGTCAATGCATCGACAGTTTGTCTATTTCGCTTAACGCCGATACACCTGAAAGCTACCAACAGCATTGCCGCCCTAAGCTTGCCAATTCGTACACTGCATTACTGGATTTTATTAAGCTTGCACCTCATTACATCCCTCTCGTTCAAGTAAGTGCCATTAACGGACTCGCAAATGTCAACATTGACCGCTGCCGCGATATCGCACAACAAAATGGCGTAGTATTTAAACAACGGGAACTCGATAACATTGGTTAA
- a CDS encoding PAS domain-containing protein, whose product MSKHKAVSSSNSLLISSQATHWSQQHILSLLSQLIILLIAVFIVTSMVVNLGERRLQEDWADQRYSELQTVASLASDKVSFLQFRTQIIAKGELLRQYLQNPSEKLQLKTIENWDSLTNNIPELLGLALFNPQGKLQFATTGSFNNMQLPAALLGSGRNMGGDDIYTSPMAFTPINGILEPYFYQLSWIENPDQSIKGYLVTYNSIVKLLETIKPAFFNQNSPLLMLDTQGFLYAGANQPAPLDNMPDALGASLKQSYPELWRVMAMNNFGQFHSHDATFVYLKVELTSQYETKREYFLLSYIRHDDIATRYAQWRIVVIIAGCLIALLASLLIILRHRFVLERRAKQNSVQLSNGLFNSELSCLIVNDNGRIQSINAKAAAALSLPVDALKDRSLQRVLHLDDDRFNHIKETLIENKQWHGEISLETLNSSMLQTHIRSKKCPNSNEHYWLVTFEDITALFESQRQAYLYQLMSSGAVATALTDANGLIVKCNNQFDNLMSLHGDTNISITELLGDELKNQWQNISAQISLQGEWTAQIMPFNHSRYEHCLKTTLAGQLTFEGDIEYLICTFEQTTPTVSAQSSSNVIGHRSAIVLRLNELENYFFKLSELTKEHSSLLVMDINPEGIFSNMGNMSQLEKRQKDIELQLLIELPLNYQIAQWQLGKLVILLTETNANSAHQYAINMLQSLEEKNLGEGINIGIASYLQPQSLDTYLANAEIALKRAKQSVDQNICQAFTRPTNKQSST is encoded by the coding sequence ATGTCTAAACACAAAGCAGTGAGTTCTTCAAACTCGTTATTAATTTCTTCACAGGCAACTCATTGGTCGCAACAGCATATTCTTTCGCTGCTAAGCCAATTGATTATTTTATTAATAGCAGTGTTTATTGTCACTAGTATGGTAGTCAATTTAGGCGAGCGTCGCCTACAAGAAGATTGGGCAGACCAACGCTATAGTGAATTACAAACTGTCGCGTCCTTAGCGTCTGACAAAGTGTCATTTTTGCAGTTTAGAACCCAAATCATCGCCAAAGGTGAGTTACTGCGCCAATATCTGCAAAACCCATCAGAAAAGCTACAATTAAAAACCATCGAAAACTGGGATTCATTAACTAACAATATTCCAGAACTGCTTGGGTTGGCATTGTTTAACCCTCAAGGAAAACTCCAGTTTGCCACCACCGGTAGTTTCAATAACATGCAACTTCCCGCGGCATTATTAGGCTCGGGCAGAAATATGGGCGGCGACGACATTTACACTTCACCCATGGCATTTACTCCCATTAATGGCATCTTAGAGCCCTATTTTTATCAGTTATCATGGATAGAAAATCCAGACCAAAGTATCAAAGGGTATTTAGTCACTTACAATTCGATCGTTAAATTACTTGAAACTATAAAACCGGCTTTTTTTAATCAAAATTCACCATTGCTCATGCTGGATACTCAAGGCTTCCTCTATGCAGGAGCCAACCAACCTGCACCACTAGACAATATGCCCGATGCACTTGGAGCAAGTTTAAAGCAGTCTTACCCAGAATTGTGGCGAGTGATGGCCATGAATAACTTTGGCCAGTTTCACAGCCATGATGCCACTTTCGTGTATTTAAAAGTCGAGTTAACCAGTCAATATGAGACTAAAAGAGAATACTTTTTATTGTCTTATATTCGTCATGACGACATTGCCACTCGTTATGCACAATGGCGAATTGTAGTCATTATCGCTGGATGTCTCATCGCACTGTTAGCCAGTTTATTGATTATACTAAGACATCGATTTGTACTCGAGCGACGCGCAAAGCAAAATAGCGTTCAATTGAGCAACGGTTTGTTTAACAGCGAATTAAGCTGCTTAATCGTTAATGATAACGGTCGAATCCAGAGCATTAATGCCAAAGCAGCTGCGGCATTATCTTTGCCAGTTGACGCTCTTAAAGACCGCAGTTTACAACGAGTGTTACACCTTGATGATGATCGCTTCAATCACATTAAAGAGACGTTAATTGAGAATAAGCAATGGCATGGTGAGATCAGTTTAGAAACGCTTAATAGTAGTATGTTGCAAACCCATATTCGCAGTAAAAAATGCCCTAACAGTAATGAGCATTATTGGTTAGTGACATTTGAAGACATTACCGCATTATTTGAAAGCCAGCGCCAAGCCTATCTCTATCAATTAATGAGTAGCGGAGCGGTTGCTACGGCACTCACCGATGCCAATGGATTAATAGTAAAATGTAATAACCAATTTGATAACCTGATGTCTTTACACGGAGACACCAATATTTCGATCACTGAATTACTCGGCGATGAGTTGAAAAATCAATGGCAAAATATTAGTGCACAAATTAGCTTGCAAGGAGAGTGGACTGCGCAAATTATGCCATTTAACCACAGTCGTTATGAGCATTGTTTAAAAACGACGCTAGCAGGCCAGCTGACATTTGAAGGTGATATTGAATACCTTATTTGCACATTTGAACAGACAACCCCAACGGTGTCGGCCCAAAGTAGTAGCAACGTCATTGGCCATAGAAGTGCCATAGTGTTACGTTTAAATGAGCTAGAAAATTATTTTTTCAAACTTAGCGAGCTCACTAAAGAACATTCAAGCTTACTGGTAATGGACATTAACCCAGAAGGGATTTTCAGTAACATGGGTAACATGAGCCAGCTTGAAAAGCGCCAAAAAGACATTGAGCTACAATTATTGATTGAGTTACCGCTTAATTACCAAATAGCACAATGGCAGCTCGGAAAACTCGTTATCTTACTGACCGAAACAAATGCAAACTCTGCACATCAATATGCGATTAATATGCTTCAAAGTCTTGAAGAAAAGAATTTAGGTGAAGGGATTAACATTGGTATCGCCAGCTATTTGCAGCCACAAAGTTTGGATACATACCTTGCTAACGCTGAAATAGCCTTAAAAAGAGCTAAACAATCTGTTGACCAGAACATTTGCCAAGCCTTTACTCGTCCTACGAATAAACAAAGTAGCACTTAA